The following coding sequences are from one Patagioenas fasciata isolate bPatFas1 chromosome 23, bPatFas1.hap1, whole genome shotgun sequence window:
- the SDHB gene encoding succinate dehydrogenase [ubiquinone] iron-sulfur subunit, mitochondrial, which produces MAAAVVAVSLRSRVPAQLLRAGPRPMCRGAQTAAAAAPRIKKFAIYRWDPDKPGDKPRMQTYEVDLNKCGPMVLDALIKIKNEVDSTLTFRRSCREGICGSCAMNIAGGNTLACIKRIDPDLNKITKIYPLPHMYVVKDLVPDLSNFYAQYKSIEPYLKKKDESKQGKEQYLQSIEDRQKLDGLYECILCACCSTSCPSYWWNGDKYLGPAVLMQAYRWMIDSRDDYTEERLAQLQDPFSLYRCHTIMNCTRTCPKGLNPGKAIAEIKKMMATYKQKAAAA; this is translated from the exons atggcggcggccgtGGTGGCAGTCTCCTTGAGGAGCCGCGTCCCCGCACAGCTCCTgcgggccgggccgcggccg ATGTGCCGGGGAGCACAGACGGCAGCCGCAGCCGCGCCTCGGATCAAGAAGTTTGCTATCTACCGATGGGATCCCGACAAGCCTGGGGACAAGCCCCGCATGCAGACATACGAAGTGGATCTGAATAA aTGTGGGCCTATGGTGCTGGATGCTCTGATCAAGATAAAAAACGAGGTGGACTCCACTCTGACCTTCCGCAGATCATGTCGGGAAG GCATCTGCGGCTCTTGTGCTATGAACATCGCGGGTGGCAACACGCTGGCCTGTATCAAAAGAATTGACCCCGATCTCAACAAAATCACTAAAATCTACCCTCTCCCGCACATGTATGTGGTGAAGGACCTTGTTCCC GACTTGAGTAACTTCTACGCACAATACAAATCCATCGAGCCTTACCTGAAGAAGAAGGATGAGTCAAAACAGGGCAAGGAGCAGTATCTGCAGTCCATCGAAGACCGTCAGAAACTG GACGGACTCTACGAGTGCATCCTGTGCGcctgctgcagcaccagctgcCCCAGTTACTGGTGGAACGGGGACAAGTACCTGGGTCCTGCCGTGCTCATGCAG GCCTATCGCTGGATGATCGACTCCCGAGACGACTACACAGAGGAGCGCCTGGCGCAGCTGCAAGACCCGTTTTCTCTCTACCGTTGTCACACGATCATGAATTGCACGCGTACTTGCCCGAag ggTTTGAACCCTGGCAAAGCAATTGCTGAGATCAAGAAGATGATGGCGACGTACAAACAGAAGGCGGCCGCCGCGTAA